In a single window of the Helicobacter felis ATCC 49179 genome:
- the gatA gene encoding Asp-tRNA(Asn)/Glu-tRNA(Gln) amidotransferase subunit GatA produces the protein MRKTMLTLEEALKLSPQALEEYKQELAQNVQEKSELNAYVSAPKSSGAGAPILIKDNINVQGWEVTCGSKILKGYIAPYNATAIDRLHQHGMCAFGLANMDEFAMGSTSESSCYGPVKNPRDTNRVPGGSSGGCASAVAGGVAIAALGSDTGGSIRQPASYCGCVGLKPTYGRVSRYGLVAYSSSLDQIGPLTQNVRDCALLFDAISGHDPKDSTSVALEPSQTFKHLNPKRALRVGVLEESLKDASIEVQKAYADSLHTLEKMGHTLVSQRMGDHKHHIAAYYILSTAEACSNLARFDGVRYGNRLEGKNLKELYVKTRSQGFGAEVKRRIMLGNFVLSSGYYEAYYLKAQKARAHIVREYKKLFESADVIFTPVAPSIAPEFNAHATPLEMYLSDIYTVGVNLAGLPAISLPVAYHGKLPIGMQFIGPAFEEQQILDVAYGLEEILELKG, from the coding sequence ATCAGGAAGACCATGCTAACTTTAGAAGAAGCCTTAAAGCTTTCCCCCCAAGCCTTAGAGGAATACAAACAGGAATTAGCCCAAAATGTGCAAGAAAAATCTGAGTTAAACGCCTATGTCAGCGCGCCTAAGTCTAGCGGTGCGGGCGCGCCCATTCTCATTAAAGATAATATCAATGTGCAGGGTTGGGAGGTCACTTGCGGTAGCAAGATTTTAAAGGGTTATATCGCTCCTTATAACGCAACTGCTATCGACCGCCTGCACCAACATGGCATGTGTGCCTTTGGACTGGCCAATATGGACGAGTTTGCGATGGGGAGCACGAGCGAGTCTAGCTGTTATGGTCCGGTTAAAAACCCTAGAGACACTAATCGCGTGCCCGGAGGCAGTTCTGGGGGCTGTGCGAGCGCAGTAGCGGGGGGAGTTGCTATTGCAGCACTGGGGAGTGATACGGGAGGCTCGATCAGACAGCCGGCTAGTTATTGTGGGTGCGTGGGACTCAAGCCCACTTATGGGAGGGTGAGTCGCTATGGTTTGGTGGCCTATAGCTCTAGTTTGGATCAAATTGGGCCCCTTACCCAAAATGTGCGCGATTGCGCGCTTTTGTTCGATGCTATCAGCGGACACGATCCTAAAGATTCTACTAGCGTAGCCCTAGAGCCTAGCCAAACTTTTAAACATCTCAACCCTAAGCGGGCTTTGCGTGTGGGGGTCTTAGAAGAGTCTTTAAAAGACGCTAGTATTGAGGTGCAAAAGGCTTATGCAGATAGCCTACACACCCTAGAGAAGATGGGGCATACTTTGGTGTCTCAGCGCATGGGCGATCACAAGCACCACATCGCTGCATATTATATTCTGAGCACCGCAGAGGCTTGTTCGAATTTGGCTCGCTTTGATGGGGTGCGTTATGGGAATCGCCTAGAGGGCAAAAACCTTAAAGAACTCTATGTAAAAACCCGTTCACAAGGGTTTGGGGCTGAGGTCAAGAGGCGCATTATGCTAGGGAATTTTGTTTTAAGCAGTGGGTATTACGAGGCTTATTACCTCAAGGCGCAAAAGGCGCGCGCCCATATTGTGCGCGAGTATAAAAAACTCTTTGAGAGCGCGGATGTGATCTTTACTCCCGTAGCTCCCTCAATCGCCCCTGAGTTTAACGCGCACGCCACCCCACTAGAAATGTATTTGAGCGATATCTACACCGTGGGGGTGAATTTAGCCGGCTTGCCTGCGATCTCTTTGCCTGTGGCCTATCATGGAAAATTGCCTATTGGCATGCAATTTATCGGGCCCGCTTTTGAGGAACAGCAAATTTTAGATGTGGCTTATGGTTTAGAAGAAATCTTAGAGTTGAAAGGATAG
- the thiS gene encoding sulfur carrier protein ThiS: MHLIINGELKHFDEALSVQTLIETLGIDGRVCAIARNSVVVKKEDWAHTQLQDNDRLECLQFMGGG; this comes from the coding sequence ATGCACTTAATTATCAATGGGGAATTGAAACATTTTGACGAGGCTTTGAGTGTCCAAACCCTTATAGAAACTTTGGGCATTGATGGGCGAGTCTGTGCGATCGCGCGTAATAGCGTGGTGGTTAAAAAGGAGGACTGGGCGCATACCCAGCTCCAAGACAACGACCGCCTAGAATGCTTGCAATTTATGGGGGGAGGGTGA
- the guaB gene encoding IMP dehydrogenase has protein sequence MQLLKTALTFEDVLLVPAHSEVLPKEVSLASKLSKNIGLNIPFVSAAMDTVTEFDTAIAMARLGGMGIIHKNMDVEAQVQQVLKVKKSESGVIHDPIYIHAEASLGEAKAIADNYKISGVPVIDAHGILIGILTNRDMRFETDWSKKVGAVMTKPPLVTAPVGVSLEQAQAIMHQHKIEKLPLVDEHNVLKGLITIKDIQKRIEYPHANKDAFGRLRVGAAIGANQLDRARALVKAGVDALVLDSAHGHSRNILSTLEEIKKELEVDVVVGNVVTAQATKDLISAGADGVKVGIGPGSICTTRIVAGVGMPQISAIDECYQEAKKHDVPVIADGGIRYSGDVAKALAVGASCVMVGSLIAGTQESPGDTLIYQGRQYKSYRGMGSIGAMSRGSSDRYFQEGLASEKLVPEGIEGRVPYRGKIADILYQLVGGLRASMGYLGAPDIPTFTQNAQFVQITAAGLKESHVHDVDITKEAPNYHT, from the coding sequence ATGCAGCTTTTAAAAACGGCCCTTACTTTTGAGGATGTCTTATTAGTGCCCGCCCATTCGGAAGTTTTGCCCAAAGAAGTGAGTTTGGCTTCTAAATTGAGTAAAAATATTGGCTTGAATATCCCCTTTGTGAGCGCGGCGATGGACACGGTTACCGAGTTTGACACCGCGATCGCGATGGCGCGCTTGGGAGGCATGGGCATTATCCATAAGAATATGGATGTTGAAGCGCAGGTCCAGCAAGTACTCAAGGTTAAAAAAAGTGAGAGCGGGGTGATTCATGATCCTATTTACATCCACGCAGAGGCTTCATTGGGCGAGGCTAAGGCGATTGCGGACAACTACAAGATTTCGGGTGTGCCCGTGATCGATGCGCATGGGATTCTCATTGGGATTTTGACCAATCGCGATATGCGTTTTGAAACCGATTGGAGTAAAAAAGTGGGCGCGGTGATGACCAAGCCCCCTTTAGTAACTGCTCCGGTAGGTGTGAGTTTAGAGCAAGCCCAAGCCATCATGCACCAGCACAAGATCGAAAAACTTCCCCTAGTGGACGAGCACAATGTGCTAAAGGGTCTGATCACCATTAAAGACATCCAAAAGCGTATCGAATACCCCCATGCCAACAAGGACGCTTTTGGGCGTTTGCGCGTAGGGGCGGCCATTGGGGCTAACCAACTCGATCGCGCGCGCGCTTTGGTCAAAGCGGGGGTAGATGCGTTGGTTTTAGACAGCGCGCACGGGCACTCACGCAATATTTTAAGCACCCTCGAGGAGATTAAAAAGGAGCTTGAAGTTGATGTTGTGGTGGGCAATGTGGTAACCGCACAAGCCACTAAAGACCTCATTAGTGCAGGAGCAGATGGGGTTAAGGTGGGCATTGGTCCAGGGAGCATTTGCACAACCCGTATTGTGGCTGGGGTGGGTATGCCCCAAATTAGTGCGATTGATGAATGCTACCAAGAGGCCAAAAAGCATGATGTCCCCGTGATTGCCGATGGGGGGATTAGGTATTCTGGAGATGTGGCTAAGGCGTTGGCAGTGGGTGCGTCCTGTGTGATGGTGGGGAGTTTGATTGCTGGCACACAAGAATCCCCGGGGGATACCCTCATCTATCAAGGTAGGCAGTATAAGAGCTATAGAGGGATGGGTAGTATCGGGGCGATGAGTAGAGGGAGCTCGGATCGTTACTTCCAAGAGGGGTTAGCCTCAGAAAAACTTGTGCCAGAGGGCATTGAGGGGCGTGTGCCCTATCGGGGCAAAATTGCGGACATTCTCTACCAGCTTGTGGGGGGTTTGCGCGCTTCTATGGGCTATTTGGGCGCGCCTGATATCCCCACATTCACCCAAAACGCCCAATTTGTGCAGATCACAGCTGCAGGCTTGAAAGAGTCCCATGTACACGATGTGGACATCACCAAAGAAGCCCCCAATTACCACACCTAA
- a CDS encoding outer membrane protein has product MAKQYATFSGNLFGADIQVGYKQFFGGGKIFGLRYYGFFSGQGGSGSYTSQPLYTTVTVNQAAANLFYGVGADFLYNFYENSDRTYGAFVGVMVGGSSWLMGEAKYDGQCAITDNNGNCQTLNEASKQAVAGYNNVDGAKATFSPTYVQFLFSIGFRMNFTKHQGFEFGVRIPTIDDPYVKLEATKNIEGFAKKGDYGMQTLRRTVGVFANYVINF; this is encoded by the coding sequence GTGGCAAAACAATATGCAACTTTCTCTGGCAACCTCTTTGGTGCGGATATTCAAGTAGGTTACAAACAATTCTTTGGGGGAGGTAAGATTTTTGGTTTACGCTATTATGGCTTTTTCAGCGGACAGGGGGGGAGTGGCTCGTATACAAGTCAGCCACTTTATACGACTGTTACAGTCAATCAGGCGGCTGCAAATTTATTCTATGGCGTGGGCGCAGATTTTCTCTATAATTTTTATGAAAACTCCGATCGCACTTATGGGGCTTTTGTCGGTGTAATGGTTGGAGGGAGCTCATGGCTGATGGGTGAAGCTAAATACGATGGGCAATGCGCAATCACAGATAACAATGGCAACTGCCAAACTTTGAACGAAGCTTCTAAACAAGCCGTAGCGGGTTACAACAATGTTGATGGGGCAAAAGCTACCTTTTCTCCCACCTATGTGCAGTTCTTATTTAGCATTGGCTTTAGAATGAACTTTACCAAACATCAAGGTTTTGAGTTTGGTGTGCGCATCCCCACCATTGATGACCCTTATGTCAAGCTTGAAGCAACCAAAAACATAGAAGGTTTTGCTAAGAAGGGCGACTATGGCATGCAAACCCTCAGACGCACAGTGGGAGTCTTTGCTAACTATGTGATCAACTTCTAA